A single region of the Erythrobacter sp. HL-111 genome encodes:
- the typA gene encoding translational GTPase TypA — protein sequence MSASPIGPGSLRNVAIIAHVDHGKTTLVDQLFRQSGTFRENQRVDERAMDSGDLEKERGITILAKCTSVEWTPKGGGETTRINIVDTPGHADFGAEVERILSMVDGVILLVDSAEGAMPQTKFVTGKALALGLKPIVVVNKIDRPDGRPQEVLDEVFDLFASLDADDEQLDFPSLFASGRDGYASPDEHARGGSLEPLFELIVSHVPAPDLDAGGKFSFLATLLDRDPFMGRVLTGRVQSGTIRINDPIHALDRDGKVIETGRATKLLSFRGLERVPVESAQAGDIIALAGLEKATVANTIADPSVSEPIAAQPIDPPTLAMRFAVNDSPLAGREGDKVTSRLIRDRLLREAETNVAIRVTESEDKDSFEVAGRGELQLGVLIETMRREGFELGISRPRVLFREEDGPNGKTRTEPYETVVIDVDDEHSGTVVEKMQRRKADLTEMRPSGQGKTRITFSAPSRGLIGYHGEFLSDTRGTGIMNRLFEKYGPYKGPIEGRINGVLISNSDGEAVAYALNALEERGELFIAPQTRIYEGMIIGENAKPDDLEVNPLKSKQLTNIRSSGKDDAIRLTPPRRMSLEQAIAYIDDDEMVEVTPKSIRLRKAILDPHERKKARRKKDA from the coding sequence ATGTCCGCCTCCCCCATCGGCCCCGGTTCGCTCAGGAACGTGGCGATCATCGCCCATGTCGACCATGGCAAGACCACCCTCGTCGACCAGCTCTTCCGCCAGTCCGGCACTTTCCGCGAGAACCAGCGCGTCGATGAACGCGCGATGGACTCGGGCGATCTCGAAAAGGAGCGCGGGATCACCATCCTCGCCAAGTGCACCAGCGTCGAATGGACGCCCAAGGGCGGCGGCGAAACCACGCGGATCAACATCGTCGACACGCCCGGCCACGCCGATTTCGGGGCCGAGGTGGAGCGCATCCTCAGCATGGTCGACGGCGTCATCCTGCTGGTCGACAGCGCGGAAGGGGCGATGCCGCAGACCAAGTTCGTGACCGGCAAGGCGCTTGCGCTCGGTCTCAAGCCGATCGTGGTCGTAAACAAGATCGACCGGCCCGACGGCCGCCCGCAGGAAGTGCTCGACGAGGTGTTCGACCTGTTCGCCAGCCTCGATGCCGACGACGAACAGCTCGATTTCCCCTCGCTTTTCGCGAGCGGGCGCGACGGCTATGCCAGTCCCGACGAGCACGCGCGCGGCGGCAGCCTCGAACCGCTGTTCGAACTGATCGTGAGCCACGTTCCCGCCCCGGACCTCGACGCCGGCGGAAAGTTCAGCTTCCTTGCCACCCTGCTCGACCGCGATCCCTTCATGGGGCGCGTGCTGACCGGCCGGGTCCAGTCCGGCACGATCAGGATCAATGACCCGATCCACGCGCTCGACCGCGACGGCAAGGTGATCGAGACCGGCCGGGCGACCAAGCTGCTCTCCTTCCGCGGGCTCGAGCGCGTGCCGGTGGAAAGCGCGCAGGCGGGCGACATCATCGCTCTGGCAGGTCTCGAAAAGGCGACCGTCGCCAACACCATCGCCGACCCTTCCGTGAGCGAGCCGATCGCCGCGCAGCCGATCGACCCGCCGACGCTCGCCATGCGCTTTGCCGTCAACGACAGCCCGCTCGCCGGGCGCGAGGGCGACAAGGTGACGAGCCGCCTCATCCGCGACCGGCTGCTGCGCGAGGCCGAGACCAATGTCGCGATCCGGGTGACCGAAAGCGAGGACAAGGACAGCTTCGAAGTCGCCGGCCGCGGCGAACTGCAGCTTGGCGTGCTGATCGAAACGATGCGCCGCGAGGGTTTCGAGCTCGGCATCTCCCGCCCCCGCGTGCTCTTCCGCGAGGAGGACGGGCCCAACGGCAAAACCCGCACCGAGCCCTACGAGACGGTCGTCATCGACGTCGACGACGAACATTCGGGCACGGTCGTGGAAAAGATGCAGCGCCGCAAGGCCGACCTCACCGAAATGCGCCCGTCGGGCCAAGGCAAGACCCGCATCACCTTCTCCGCCCCCTCGCGCGGGCTGATCGGCTATCACGGCGAATTCCTGTCCGACACCCGCGGCACCGGGATCATGAACCGCCTGTTCGAGAAATACGGCCCCTACAAGGGTCCGATCGAAGGCCGCATCAACGGCGTCCTCATCTCGAACAGCGACGGCGAGGCGGTCGCCTATGCCCTGAACGCGCTCGAGGAGCGCGGCGAATTGTTCATCGCGCCGCAGACCCGGATCTACGAAGGCATGATCATCGGCGAGAACGCCAAGCCCGACGATCTCGAGGTCAACCCGCTGAAATCGAAGCAGCTCACCAACATCCGCTCCTCGGGCAAGGACGACGCGATCCGCCTCACCCCGCCGCGCCGGATGAGCCTCGAACAGGCGATCGCCTATATCGACGACGACGAGATGGTCGAGGTGACGCCCAAGTCGATCCGGCTGAGGAAGGCGATCCTCGACCCGCACGAGCGCAAGAAGGCCCGCCGCAAGAAGGACGCTTGA